In Bacteroidota bacterium, the DNA window CTGATCACGCGCCATCAACGCGAGCCGGTCGTACTTGCCAAGGTTGAGGATGCGGCCAAGAATTTCCTTTCGCTCGTTGGGCTTCTTCTTCGTAAACTCGTCCGAACGCCCCTGCAGCAGAAATGCAGAATTGATAAAGGTGTTGTAATCCAGCCCGAGGATTTCATCCAGTGCGTGCTCTGTTTCACGGATACTGGACCGCGTGATGGGCCGGCCCTCTGCTGTTTCAGTGTCCAGTACCTGCAATTCCATCGTGGCCTTGCTGGTTTTGCCGGTTGCCGATCGCTGGTACGCTCGCATCACGCGATACCGCACCCCTTCCACATCAAAAACAAGCTCTACTTGCATCCGGCGGGAGCCGATCCGCAACAGCTCTTCATCGGGCTTATGCCCCCCACTCGATTTACGCCCCTGCCCCCAGAGCACCCATGTAATTGCATCCAGCAGCGCTGACTTCCCCTGCCCGTTTTTGCCAGAGAGGCAAGCAACGTGGAACTGAGAGAAATCTAGCGTCTGCGAATCTTCGCCGTAGCTGAGAAAATTGGAAAGTTTGAGTTCAACGGGGACCATGAACGATCAGACGATATCAAAAAGTCAGTCGACGACATGCATGCCAATGCATGGGCACCTAACCTATGCATGTAAAGCAACAATTATTGTACAGCCTTTCGGTCGCATCTATTCGCCAGTACTTAATTCTCTTCCGGAGGTGCCTGCTCTGTTTCTTCCTGCTTGGCATCGTCGATTAGGGAATCCGCAGCATCTTCAGCGGCTTCTTTCATTTTAGGAAGCCGGCCAGTTACAAACTCCCAGGTCGCCGGCATAATAGGGTACACCGTGTTGTAAAAAACTGACGCTTCGCGGGTTTCCTTGTTTGGAATCCCTACATAACCGCCAAGAAACAGCACCAGGCTCACCATGAGCGAAGCTTTGAACACACCAATGCCGCCGCCAAGAATTTTGTCCAGGGCACCCAGTTTAATCGTTTCCAGAAATTTCTCCAGCATCCGTGCAAGGCCATAGGCAAGCCCCTGGATGATGAGGAAAATCACAGCAAACCCAACAATAGGGGCCAGCGACTCAGAGATGCCTATGCCTTCAGCAATGCGCCGGCCGAGACCATCAGACGTACGGGCAGCAACAATGAAAGCCAGAAAAATGCCTGTAAAACTGAGCACCTGACGAATACCACCCGTCATGATGCCGCGCACCAGGCCTATTAAAACTACAACAAGAATTATCAGATCAATCGTATGCATACAAACACTAGGGCTCCATACGGGTCGTTACAGTAAAAATTTAAAGGCATTGAAAAACAATGCTTGCAATTGCTGCCTAAGTTAAAG includes these proteins:
- a CDS encoding CvpA family protein; the protein is MHTIDLIILVVVLIGLVRGIMTGGIRQVLSFTGIFLAFIVAARTSDGLGRRIAEGIGISESLAPIVGFAVIFLIIQGLAYGLARMLEKFLETIKLGALDKILGGGIGVFKASLMVSLVLFLGGYVGIPNKETREASVFYNTVYPIMPATWEFVTGRLPKMKEAAEDAADSLIDDAKQEETEQAPPEEN